Proteins encoded by one window of Candidatus Neomarinimicrobiota bacterium:
- a CDS encoding DUF1844 domain-containing protein — protein sequence MSETENKLDQLFMNLVLSLHSAAMQQMGKLKNPITDKVERNLGQAELSIDMLDMIKKKTEGNLSEEENKFLKQMLNELKMNFMDEKNKGEEKPPEEVSEDEEPEDEKTSSDVKPDEKDSENDKEEKSGEEE from the coding sequence ATGAGCGAAACCGAGAATAAATTAGACCAATTGTTTATGAATTTAGTGTTGTCTCTACACTCTGCCGCTATGCAGCAGATGGGGAAGCTGAAAAATCCTATAACCGACAAGGTTGAGAGAAATTTGGGGCAGGCTGAATTATCAATTGATATGTTGGATATGATAAAGAAAAAGACCGAAGGCAATCTGAGCGAGGAAGAAAATAAATTTCTTAAACAAATGCTTAATGAGTTGAAAATGAATTTTATGGATGAAAAAAACAAAGGGGAAGAAAAACCTCCTGAAGAAGTGTCTGAAGATGAAGAACCTGAGGACGAAAAAACATCATCTGATGTGAAGCCGGACGAAAAGGATTCGGAAAACGATAAGGAAGAAAAAAG